A single Vibrio sp. YMD68 DNA region contains:
- the atpB gene encoding F0F1 ATP synthase subunit A, giving the protein MADTPQEYIQHHLTNAKVCVVDGNIATNYGCAEAGFWTLHWDTLLVSAILGTLFLWLFYRVGKNATTGTPGKLQCFVEMVVEQVDEIVKGAFYGRDKLVAPLALTLFCWILLMNTMDLIPVDFIPQLMHLAGFEYFKVVPTVDLNTTLAMAIGVLILTVVYMIKYKGFKGFVKEFTLHPINNKALIPFNLVLETVSLFAKPVSLSLRLYGNMYSGELIFILIAVTYTAGAVLGGLGVIAHIIWAIFHILVIVLQAFIFTMLTIVYLSMASNDSH; this is encoded by the coding sequence ATGGCTGATACTCCGCAGGAATATATTCAGCACCACCTCACTAACGCTAAAGTTTGTGTTGTTGATGGCAACATTGCCACGAACTATGGCTGTGCAGAAGCTGGATTCTGGACCCTACACTGGGACACGTTATTGGTCTCAGCTATTCTGGGTACGCTATTTTTGTGGTTGTTCTATCGGGTTGGAAAAAACGCAACCACAGGCACCCCTGGCAAATTGCAATGCTTCGTCGAAATGGTCGTTGAACAGGTCGATGAGATTGTAAAAGGTGCTTTTTATGGACGTGATAAGTTAGTCGCACCGTTAGCATTAACTCTTTTCTGTTGGATTCTATTAATGAATACGATGGATTTGATCCCGGTCGACTTTATCCCTCAACTAATGCACTTAGCTGGATTTGAATATTTCAAAGTAGTCCCTACGGTCGACTTGAATACCACTCTAGCGATGGCAATAGGCGTTCTTATACTTACCGTGGTTTACATGATTAAGTACAAGGGCTTCAAGGGATTTGTGAAGGAATTTACGCTGCACCCGATTAATAATAAAGCGTTAATACCTTTTAACTTGGTCCTGGAAACGGTCTCATTATTTGCAAAACCAGTCTCACTGTCACTTCGTTTATACGGAAACATGTACTCAGGTGAACTTATCTTCATCTTGATTGCTGTCACGTATACAGCGGGTGCCGTCTTAGGTGGGCTTGGTGTTATTGCACATATTATTTGGGCTATTTTCCACATTTTGGTTATCGTGCTACAGGCCTTTATCTTTACGATGTTGACGATTGTTTATCTCAGCATGGCAAGTAACGATTCACACTAG
- a CDS encoding ParB/RepB/Spo0J family partition protein produces MSKRGLGKGLDALLATSSLAREKQHVASHSQALSADGQLMELNINQLKPGVYQPRKDMAPEALEELAASIQSQGIIQPIVVRQIDNEQFEIIAGERRWRAARQAGLKRVPCLNKKVEDRAAIAMALIENIQREDLNAIEEAEALERLQDEFSLTHQQVAEVIGKSRTTVSNLLRLNQLSTGVKQLVAEKRLEMGHARALLILDGEKQLSVAQEVAKKQLTVRQTEALVKRLISNADQPEVATMALSEETQTQLASLSEQFESKVDVAVGKSGTGKVQIRFDNPEHLHKILHLLANGDSTS; encoded by the coding sequence ATGTCTAAACGTGGTTTAGGAAAAGGGCTGGACGCGTTGCTTGCGACCAGTTCATTAGCACGAGAAAAACAGCACGTTGCTTCTCATAGCCAAGCTTTATCTGCTGATGGTCAGTTGATGGAACTGAATATTAATCAACTCAAGCCTGGTGTCTATCAGCCTCGTAAAGACATGGCTCCCGAGGCATTAGAAGAGTTGGCAGCATCGATTCAATCACAGGGCATAATTCAGCCGATTGTGGTTCGCCAAATTGACAATGAACAGTTTGAGATCATTGCAGGTGAAAGACGCTGGCGTGCGGCACGTCAAGCTGGGTTAAAACGTGTACCGTGCTTGAACAAGAAAGTGGAAGATCGTGCAGCTATCGCGATGGCATTGATCGAAAATATTCAGCGAGAAGATCTTAATGCGATTGAAGAAGCGGAAGCGTTAGAACGTCTTCAAGATGAATTCTCACTTACACATCAACAAGTTGCTGAAGTGATCGGTAAATCGAGAACCACAGTAAGTAACCTTTTACGCTTGAATCAACTCAGCACTGGTGTCAAACAGTTAGTTGCCGAAAAACGACTTGAAATGGGCCATGCTCGCGCCCTGTTAATTCTGGATGGTGAGAAGCAACTTTCTGTTGCGCAAGAGGTGGCAAAGAAGCAATTAACCGTCCGTCAGACAGAAGCGTTAGTGAAGCGTTTAATCTCTAACGCTGACCAACCGGAAGTCGCGACGATGGCGTTATCAGAGGAGACCCAAACTCAGTTAGCGTCGCTTTCTGAGCAGTTTGAATCTAAGGTCGACGTGGCGGTTGGCAAGAGTGGAACGGGCAAAGTTCAGATCCGCTTTGATAATCCTGAACACTTACACAAAATCTTACATTTGTTAGCTAACGGCGACAGTACATCGTAG
- a CDS encoding ATP synthase subunit I, translating into MFISNLSEKGKVAFKVVHFQLLFVILIGGLTYMQCGDEAARFILKGGMIAVLGNYIYALFAFIPRPDADGSVLLGFIFIGWALKLVVTIILFILVFSLTEFLRPGAFFTGYKLTLLMFWFAPILFFSRNGINHG; encoded by the coding sequence ATGTTTATTTCAAACCTAAGCGAAAAAGGGAAAGTAGCTTTTAAAGTAGTCCATTTCCAGCTTTTGTTCGTCATTCTTATCGGAGGCTTAACATATATGCAGTGTGGAGACGAGGCAGCCCGCTTTATTTTAAAAGGCGGAATGATCGCGGTTCTAGGTAACTACATATATGCTCTGTTTGCCTTCATCCCTAGACCTGACGCCGATGGTTCTGTACTACTTGGCTTCATATTTATCGGATGGGCTTTAAAACTGGTGGTAACCATCATTTTGTTTATATTGGTTTTTTCTTTAACGGAGTTCCTACGTCCAGGGGCTTTCTTTACGGGTTATAAACTGACTTTACTGATGTTTTGGTTTGCCCCTATTTTATTTTTTTCAAGAAATGGGATTAACCATGGCTGA
- a CDS encoding ParA family protein: MGKIVAIANQKGGVGKTTTCINLAASMAATKRKVLVIDLDPQGNATMASGVDKYQVEATSYELLVEDVPFHDVVCTKTSGHYDLIAANGDVTAAEIKLMEVFAREVRLKNALASVRDNYDFIFIDCPPSLNLLTINAMAAADSVLVPMQCEYFALEGLTALMDTISKLAAVVNENLKIEGLLRTMYDPRNRLSNEVSDQLKKHFGTKVYRTVIPRNVRLAEAPSHGKPAMYYDKYSAGAKAYLALAGEMLRREEIPA; this comes from the coding sequence GTGGGTAAAATCGTAGCAATAGCCAACCAGAAAGGTGGCGTAGGAAAAACAACGACATGCATTAACTTAGCGGCGTCTATGGCAGCCACTAAGCGTAAAGTATTGGTTATCGATCTTGATCCCCAAGGCAATGCCACGATGGCGAGTGGCGTTGATAAATATCAGGTTGAAGCGACCTCTTATGAGCTGCTTGTTGAAGATGTTCCGTTTCATGATGTTGTGTGCACGAAAACCTCAGGTCACTATGATTTGATAGCCGCAAATGGAGATGTAACCGCTGCAGAAATCAAATTGATGGAAGTCTTTGCCAGAGAAGTTCGCCTAAAAAACGCATTGGCTTCGGTTCGTGATAACTATGATTTCATCTTTATAGATTGCCCTCCATCGTTAAACCTTCTTACAATCAATGCTATGGCTGCAGCAGATTCTGTTCTGGTTCCTATGCAGTGTGAATATTTTGCTCTAGAAGGTCTTACGGCGTTGATGGATACGATAAGTAAGCTTGCTGCTGTCGTGAATGAAAATCTAAAAATTGAAGGGTTATTGCGAACCATGTATGACCCAAGAAACCGACTTTCTAATGAAGTTTCCGATCAGTTGAAGAAGCACTTCGGTACGAAGGTGTATCGTACGGTTATCCCTCGAAATGTCCGTTTAGCCGAAGCGCCAAGCCACGGTAAACCGGCGATGTATTACGACAAGTATTCAGCAGGCGCAAAAGCGTATTTGGCCCTTGCCGGTGAGATGCTTCGTCGAGAAGAAATCCCAGCGTAA
- the mnmG gene encoding tRNA uridine-5-carboxymethylaminomethyl(34) synthesis enzyme MnmG: MLYHEKFDVIVVGGGHAGTEAALAAARTGQNTLLLTHNIDTLGAMSCNPAIGGIGKGHLVKEVDAMGGLMAKAIDHAGIQFRTLNASKGPAVRATRAQADRLLYKSYVRHALENTKNLTLFQQSVDDLIVENDQVTGVVTQMGLKFHAQSVVLTVGTFLGGKLHIGMENFSGGRAGDPPSIALADRLRELPLRVDRLKTGTPPRIDARSVDFSELEVQHGDNPTPVFSFMGNHSQQPAQIPCFITHTNEKTHDVIRANLDRSPMYAGVIEGIGPRYCPSIEDKVMRFADKESHQIFIEPEGLTTHELYPNGISTSLPFDVQIQIVRSMKGFENAHIVRPGYAIEYDFFDPRDLKQTYENKFIKGLFFAGQINGTTGYEEAAAQGLMAGLNASLYSQGKDGWSPRRDQAYMGVLIDDLSTMGTKEPYRMFTSRAEYRLLLREDNADLRLTEKARELGLVDDQRWARFNQKVETIEKERQRLKDQWINPKSEGVEALNELLKSPISREASGEDLLRRPEITYAQLTKLDHFSPALEDQQSSEQVEIQVKYEGYIQRQQDEIDKSLRHEHTKIPADFDYSEVKGLSNEVMLKLTNAKPESVGIASRISGITPAAISIILVYLKKKGLLKKGIDS, from the coding sequence ATGCTTTATCATGAAAAATTTGATGTCATCGTTGTTGGTGGTGGTCATGCTGGAACAGAAGCTGCCCTAGCCGCAGCACGTACTGGACAAAACACACTTCTGCTAACACACAACATTGATACCTTAGGAGCAATGTCATGTAATCCTGCGATCGGTGGCATTGGCAAAGGGCATTTAGTCAAAGAAGTTGATGCGATGGGTGGCTTAATGGCCAAAGCGATTGATCATGCGGGTATACAATTTAGAACTCTGAACGCATCAAAAGGCCCAGCAGTTCGAGCTACGCGAGCGCAAGCCGATCGTCTGTTGTATAAATCTTATGTTCGCCATGCTTTAGAAAATACTAAAAACCTGACCCTGTTTCAGCAATCTGTTGATGATCTTATTGTCGAAAATGATCAGGTTACCGGTGTAGTGACTCAAATGGGGCTTAAATTCCACGCCCAGTCCGTTGTATTGACTGTTGGGACATTTCTTGGTGGAAAGCTACACATTGGTATGGAAAACTTTTCAGGAGGCCGTGCAGGTGATCCTCCATCGATCGCCCTTGCGGATCGTCTTCGTGAGCTTCCACTTCGAGTTGATCGATTAAAAACAGGAACACCGCCAAGAATTGATGCACGCAGTGTCGATTTTTCTGAGCTTGAAGTTCAACATGGTGATAACCCAACGCCTGTTTTTTCTTTCATGGGGAACCATAGCCAGCAACCTGCGCAAATTCCGTGTTTTATTACACACACCAATGAAAAAACACACGACGTTATCCGAGCGAACCTTGATCGTAGCCCTATGTATGCTGGGGTTATTGAAGGTATTGGCCCTCGCTATTGCCCTTCTATCGAAGATAAAGTCATGCGATTTGCCGATAAAGAAAGCCACCAAATCTTTATCGAGCCTGAAGGATTAACAACCCATGAACTCTACCCTAATGGTATCTCCACCAGCTTACCTTTTGACGTTCAAATTCAAATAGTACGTTCTATGAAAGGGTTTGAAAACGCTCATATTGTTCGCCCTGGTTATGCCATCGAATATGACTTTTTTGATCCAAGAGATCTCAAACAAACTTACGAAAACAAGTTTATTAAAGGTTTGTTCTTTGCCGGGCAAATTAATGGCACGACTGGCTATGAAGAAGCCGCAGCACAAGGTTTGATGGCTGGACTCAACGCGAGTTTATACAGTCAAGGTAAAGATGGTTGGAGCCCGCGTCGAGATCAAGCATACATGGGCGTTCTTATCGATGATCTTTCCACCATGGGAACCAAAGAACCTTATCGTATGTTTACGTCTCGTGCTGAATATCGATTGTTGCTCCGTGAAGACAACGCTGATTTACGCTTGACTGAAAAAGCGCGAGAACTTGGTTTGGTTGATGATCAACGCTGGGCTCGATTTAATCAAAAAGTAGAAACGATCGAAAAAGAACGTCAACGACTAAAAGATCAGTGGATCAACCCTAAATCGGAAGGTGTTGAAGCACTGAATGAATTATTGAAGAGTCCGATCTCTAGAGAAGCCAGTGGTGAAGATCTATTGCGTAGACCAGAGATCACTTACGCACAGCTGACAAAGCTCGATCATTTTTCTCCCGCGTTAGAAGATCAACAATCTTCAGAGCAAGTTGAGATACAGGTTAAGTACGAAGGTTATATTCAGCGTCAGCAAGACGAGATTGATAAATCTTTACGTCATGAGCACACCAAAATTCCAGCGGATTTTGATTACAGCGAAGTCAAAGGTTTGTCTAATGAAGTGATGCTTAAGCTGACCAATGCAAAACCGGAATCGGTAGGCATTGCTTCACGCATATCGGGCATCACCCCTGCCGCTATTTCAATTATATTGGTTTACCTCAAGAAAAAAGGCCTGCTAAAAAAAGGGATTGATTCATAA
- the atpE gene encoding F0F1 ATP synthase subunit C — protein MEIYFVVALLLGMCAIATGFGFAILGGKFLESVARQPEMAPVLQTNMFILAGLLDAVPMIGVGISMYMLFAL, from the coding sequence ATGGAAATTTATTTCGTTGTAGCTTTACTACTAGGTATGTGTGCAATCGCGACTGGCTTCGGCTTCGCAATTCTAGGCGGTAAGTTCCTTGAGTCTGTTGCTCGTCAACCAGAGATGGCTCCAGTGCTACAAACAAATATGTTCATTCTTGCAGGTCTACTTGATGCTGTTCCAATGATCGGTGTTGGTATCTCTATGTACATGCTGTTCGCATTGTAA
- a CDS encoding F0F1 ATP synthase subunit delta, giving the protein MSGLTTIARPYAKAAFGYASDNGTIDQWSSMLELAKTVSLAPELQKAALRLQPEQLMQLYFDIAGEYFDEPLQNFLKVIIENRRISALSDIYQQYQLLLSESLNVKEVTITTSFELSEAQLAELVKSLEKHFDCGVKVNCLVDSSLIGGAVIRTGDTVLDNSLVSRINRLKDVIKS; this is encoded by the coding sequence ATGTCTGGTTTGACAACTATTGCTCGTCCTTATGCTAAGGCTGCATTTGGCTATGCAAGTGATAATGGCACGATTGACCAATGGTCAAGTATGTTGGAGCTTGCTAAAACCGTTTCTTTAGCTCCCGAGCTACAAAAAGCGGCGTTACGCCTGCAGCCTGAACAATTGATGCAATTGTATTTCGATATAGCGGGTGAGTACTTTGATGAGCCTTTACAGAATTTCTTAAAGGTCATTATCGAGAATCGTCGTATTTCAGCGTTAAGTGATATCTATCAGCAATACCAGCTGCTTTTATCTGAGTCGTTAAATGTGAAAGAAGTAACAATTACGACCTCATTTGAATTAAGTGAAGCGCAACTAGCTGAGCTAGTTAAGTCGCTTGAAAAACACTTTGATTGCGGTGTAAAGGTCAACTGTTTAGTTGATAGTAGTCTGATAGGTGGTGCGGTGATTAGAACTGGTGATACAGTACTAGACAACTCACTCGTTAGTCGTATTAATCGTCTTAAAGACGTTATTAAGTCTTAA
- the atpG gene encoding F0F1 ATP synthase subunit gamma has protein sequence MANSKEIRSKIGSVKSTQKITKAMEMVAASKMRRTQDAMEGPRPYAEIIRKVIGHIAHGTLEYKHPYLLEREAKRVGYIVISSDRGLCGGLNINMFKQAVIQMNDWSEKGVDVELAVIGSKATSYFNSIGANIVAQTSGLGDTPTLDDIIGPINVMLQKYQDGEIDRLHLVFNEFVNSMTQQPKIDQLIPLPKSFADEEQFKHAWSYMFESDQKVLLNTLMARYIESQVYQGVVENLACEMAARMVAMKAASDNAGDLIEELELVYNKARQTAITQELSEIVSGAAAV, from the coding sequence ATGGCCAATTCAAAAGAAATTCGTAGCAAGATTGGTAGTGTTAAAAGCACTCAGAAAATCACGAAAGCAATGGAAATGGTTGCCGCTTCTAAAATGCGTCGCACTCAAGACGCAATGGAAGGACCACGTCCATATGCTGAAATTATACGTAAGGTCATTGGTCATATAGCCCACGGTACTTTGGAATATAAACATCCATATCTACTGGAACGTGAGGCTAAGCGTGTTGGGTATATTGTAATCTCATCTGATCGCGGTTTGTGTGGCGGCTTGAACATTAATATGTTCAAGCAAGCCGTTATCCAAATGAACGATTGGTCTGAGAAAGGGGTTGATGTAGAGCTGGCCGTTATTGGTTCAAAAGCAACGTCTTATTTCAATAGCATTGGTGCAAACATTGTGGCGCAGACGTCAGGACTCGGAGACACTCCTACTCTTGATGATATTATCGGCCCTATCAACGTCATGTTACAAAAGTATCAAGACGGCGAGATTGACCGTTTGCATTTGGTGTTCAATGAGTTTGTTAACTCAATGACCCAACAACCAAAAATTGATCAATTAATACCTTTGCCTAAATCATTCGCTGATGAAGAACAGTTCAAGCATGCTTGGAGCTATATGTTCGAATCGGATCAGAAGGTGCTTCTGAATACCTTAATGGCTCGTTATATCGAGTCTCAAGTTTATCAAGGTGTTGTAGAGAACTTAGCGTGTGAAATGGCTGCTCGTATGGTTGCTATGAAAGCAGCATCAGACAATGCTGGCGATTTGATCGAAGAGTTAGAG
- the mioC gene encoding FMN-binding protein MioC, which translates to MIHIITGSTLGGTEYVGDHISDHLTANGIEVTVHNQPSLEAIPASGTWLIVTSTHGAGDYPDNIQPFIHALQSTPPKMVDVRYSVIAIGDSSYDTFCNAGKHADELLADIGATRLSNCLLIDVLNTPVPEDEVDIWLSLHQDQLK; encoded by the coding sequence ATGATTCATATAATTACAGGCAGTACATTAGGTGGTACTGAGTATGTAGGAGACCACATCAGTGATCACCTAACAGCAAATGGAATAGAGGTGACGGTTCACAATCAGCCTTCTTTAGAGGCGATACCTGCATCCGGAACTTGGCTGATAGTGACCTCAACACATGGTGCGGGTGACTATCCAGACAATATTCAACCTTTTATTCACGCGCTACAATCCACTCCACCAAAGATGGTTGATGTTCGCTACTCCGTCATTGCGATCGGGGATTCAAGCTATGATACCTTCTGCAATGCTGGCAAACATGCCGATGAATTACTGGCTGATATAGGTGCTACTCGCTTATCAAATTGCTTATTAATTGATGTTCTCAATACGCCAGTTCCTGAAGATGAAGTGGATATTTGGCTCTCTTTACATCAAGATCAGCTCAAATAA
- the atpA gene encoding F0F1 ATP synthase subunit alpha → MQLNSTEISELIRQRIEKFNVVSEARNEGTIVSVSDGILSIHGLDDVMQGEMIELPGGLFALALNLNRDSVGAVVMGPYTSLREGMKVTGTGRILEVPVGPEMLGRVVNTLGAPIDGKGPIDAKLSSPIEVIAPGVIDRKSVDQPVQTGYKSVDAMIPIGRGQRELIIGDRQTGKTAMAIDAIINQKDSGIYSVYVAIGQKASTIANVVRKLEEHGALANTIVVVASASESAALQYLAPYAGCAMGEYFRDRGEDALIVYDDLSKQAVAYRQISLLLKRPPGREAFPGDVFYLHSRLLERAARVSEHYVETFTNGEVKGKTGSLTALPIIETQAGDVSAFVPTNVISITDGQIFLQSELFNAGVRPAVDPGISVSRVGGSAQTKIIKKLSGGIRTALAQYRELAAFAQFSSDLDEATKKQLDHGQKVTELMKQKQYAPMSVFDQALSIYSAERGYLEDVELNKILDFEAALLSYAHAQYSELATEINKSGAYDKEIEAQLKKLVDDFKATQTW, encoded by the coding sequence ATGCAACTTAATTCCACGGAAATTAGCGAGCTGATCAGACAGCGTATTGAAAAATTCAATGTCGTATCTGAAGCTCGCAATGAAGGTACTATCGTTTCTGTAAGCGATGGTATTCTTAGCATTCACGGTCTGGATGACGTGATGCAAGGTGAAATGATTGAACTTCCAGGTGGCCTTTTCGCTTTAGCACTTAACTTGAACCGTGATTCAGTTGGTGCTGTAGTAATGGGTCCTTACACGAGTCTTCGTGAAGGCATGAAAGTGACAGGTACTGGCCGTATCCTTGAGGTACCAGTAGGTCCAGAAATGCTTGGCCGTGTAGTTAATACACTGGGCGCGCCGATCGATGGTAAAGGTCCTATTGACGCTAAGCTGTCTTCTCCTATTGAAGTGATTGCACCGGGTGTAATCGATCGTAAGTCAGTCGATCAGCCAGTTCAAACTGGTTACAAATCAGTAGATGCAATGATTCCAATCGGCCGTGGTCAGCGTGAGCTAATCATCGGTGACCGCCAAACTGGTAAAACAGCAATGGCGATCGATGCAATCATCAACCAGAAAGATTCTGGTATTTACTCTGTCTACGTTGCTATTGGTCAGAAAGCGTCAACTATCGCAAACGTGGTACGTAAGCTTGAAGAGCACGGTGCATTAGCAAACACGATTGTGGTTGTGGCATCCGCTTCTGAGTCAGCAGCACTGCAATATCTAGCGCCTTACGCTGGTTGTGCGATGGGTGAATACTTCCGTGACCGCGGCGAAGATGCTTTGATCGTTTATGATGATCTGTCTAAGCAAGCTGTAGCGTACCGTCAGATTTCATTGCTACTAAAACGTCCACCGGGTCGTGAAGCATTCCCTGGTGATGTTTTCTACCTTCACTCTCGTCTACTTGAGCGCGCTGCTCGTGTTAGCGAACACTACGTAGAAACATTTACTAACGGTGAAGTGAAAGGTAAAACTGGTTCTTTAACCGCGCTACCAATCATCGAAACACAAGCTGGTGACGTATCTGCATTCGTACCGACTAACGTAATTTCGATTACTGATGGTCAGATTTTCCTACAGTCAGAACTGTTTAACGCGGGTGTTCGCCCTGCGGTAGATCCAGGTATTTCGGTATCTCGTGTAGGTGGTTCTGCACAAACGAAAATCATTAAGAAGCTTTCTGGTGGTATCCGTACCGCTCTAGCACAGTACCGTGAACTTGCCGCTTTTGCTCAGTTCTCATCAGATCTTGATGAAGCGACGAAGAAGCAGCTAGACCATGGTCAGAAAGTAACTGAATTGATGAAGCAGAAACAGTACGCTCCTATGTCTGTATTTGATCAAGCTCTTTCTATTTACTCTGCTGAACGCGGATATTTAGAAGATGTAGAGTTGAACAAAATTCTAGATTTCGAAGCTGCTTTACTATCGTATGCTCACGCTCAGTATTCTGAATTGGCTACTGAGATCAACAAGTCGGGTGCTTATGACAAAGAAATCGAAGCTCAACTGAAAAAGTTAGTTGATGATTTCAAAGCAACCCAAACTTGGTAA
- the atpF gene encoding F0F1 ATP synthase subunit B — translation MNINATLLGQAIAFILFVWFCMKYVWPPLIAAIEERQKKISEGLESAERADKALQLAQHNAADQLKDAKQEALGIIESANKRKAQILDEARQEAIQERDSVLAQGKAELEAETSRARNELQKDVATLAILGAEKIIERSIDPAAHQDILDSISAKL, via the coding sequence GTGAATATCAATGCAACTCTGCTAGGTCAAGCAATAGCATTCATTTTGTTTGTTTGGTTCTGCATGAAGTATGTGTGGCCACCATTGATCGCAGCAATTGAAGAGCGTCAGAAAAAAATCTCTGAAGGTTTGGAGTCTGCTGAGCGTGCTGATAAAGCGTTACAACTCGCGCAGCACAATGCAGCAGACCAGCTAAAAGACGCTAAGCAGGAAGCGCTTGGAATTATTGAGTCAGCAAATAAACGTAAAGCTCAAATTCTGGACGAAGCTCGTCAAGAAGCGATACAAGAGCGTGATAGTGTACTTGCTCAAGGTAAAGCTGAATTAGAAGCTGAAACCTCACGCGCTCGTAACGAACTTCAAAAAGACGTTGCTACTCTAGCTATTCTTGGTGCTGAGAAAATCATCGAACGTTCGATTGATCCCGCTGCTCATCAAGACATACTTGATAGTATTTCTGCGAAGCTATAA
- the rsmG gene encoding 16S rRNA (guanine(527)-N(7))-methyltransferase RsmG: MSDLKARLEQLVSQTNIQVSSDQADQLIGYVEMLNKWNKAYNLTSVRNPSEMIVKHILDSIVVSEHLQGTRFIDVGTGPGLPGVPLAIMNPEKEFYLLDSLGKRIRFIKQVCHELGIKNVTTVQSRVEEFQTEDKFDGVLSRAFASMSDMVEWCHHLPKSDSGVFLALKGQLQKDEVEQLPQWCSVNSVKSLNVPELEGERHLVILSRKG, from the coding sequence ATGAGCGACTTAAAAGCAAGGCTTGAACAACTGGTTAGCCAAACGAATATCCAAGTGTCATCCGATCAAGCAGACCAGCTTATTGGGTATGTTGAAATGCTCAATAAGTGGAATAAAGCGTATAACTTGACATCGGTTCGCAATCCTTCTGAAATGATCGTTAAACATATCCTTGATAGCATCGTTGTTAGTGAGCACTTACAAGGCACTCGCTTTATCGATGTTGGCACGGGCCCAGGCCTTCCTGGTGTACCATTAGCCATCATGAATCCAGAAAAAGAGTTCTATTTGCTCGACAGTCTCGGCAAGCGCATCCGTTTTATTAAGCAGGTTTGTCATGAGCTTGGGATTAAAAATGTGACGACAGTCCAAAGTCGAGTAGAAGAGTTCCAAACGGAAGACAAATTTGATGGCGTTCTTAGCCGTGCATTTGCTTCAATGTCCGATATGGTAGAATGGTGCCATCACCTACCTAAATCTGATTCTGGGGTTTTCCTAGCGCTAAAAGGTCAATTGCAGAAAGATGAAGTCGAGCAACTACCACAATGGTGTTCTGTGAACAGCGTCAAATCTTTGAACGTTCCCGAATTGGAAGGTGAGCGTCATCTTGTAATCTTATCTCGGAAGGGATAA